AACGACGCGCATCAGCTCGGCCGCCCGCAGCTCGCTGAGCGTGAAGCGCTGCCGCTCCGCGACGCGCACGAGCTCTGCGTGCAGCTCGCGCGCGCTGGCGAAGCGCTGCTCTGGATCGAAGGCGAGGGCGCGCAAAACAACCGCCTCCAATGGCGCCGGATAACCGCGGACGATGGTCGTCGGGCGGCGCACCTCGCCGTTGCAGATCTGCCGATAGACGTCGTTCTCCCGTTCGCCGGCGAAGAGGTGCTCGCCGACGGTGGCCTCCCAGAGCGAGATGCCGAGCATGAAGATGTCGGCGCGGTGGTCGACCGGGCGCCCCAGGAGCTGTTCCGGAGTGAGGTAACGTACCTTCCCTTTGACGTAGCCCGGGTGCGTCATTGCGCTGCGATTCGCGAGCCGAGCGATGCCGAAGTCGACCAGCTTCACGTCGCCATCGAAGGTCACCATGATGTTGCTTGGGCTGACGTCGCGATGGACGATCCCCAGCGCCCGTCCATCGATTCCGCGCGCCTCGTGGGCGTGCTGGAGCGCGGCGCAGACCTTCGTCCCGATGAAGACGGCGATCGGGGCAGGCAGGCCGCTGCGGCCCTCCAGGCGGCAGGCGTTGACCACGGCGCGCAGGTCCCGGCCGTGGATGTACTCGAGCGCGAGGAAGTACTGCCCGCCGATCGTGCCCACCTCGTAGACCTGGCCGATCTGCGGGTGGTGCAGCGTCGCGGCGATGTGAACCTCGTCGCGGAACATGTCGCGCATCGCCGGGTCATCCGCCAGATGCTGCGACAACAGCTTGACCACGGCCAGGCGTCCGGCGCCGGTGGGGCCGCGGACCCGCGCGAGGTAGAGCTCGGCCATGCCGCCGCTCGTCAGCCCGCGGAGCAGCGTGTAGTTGCCGAAGGCGACGGGTTTCAAGGTCCCTATCCGACGACGGCCAGGGTGACGCCGTTGACCTCGATCTGATCACCGACCGCGACGAGGGCTGGTAGCGTGGCCGCCACCCCGTTAATCTTCACCGGCCCCCGCGCAGTGCCCGCGTCGACCCACCAGCCGTCGTTTCGCTGCAGCACTCGCAGGTGCGTCCCATTCCAGTGCAGAGGTCCGATTTGCAGCCGGTATCCGAGCTCGAGGCCGTCCTCGAGTGGCTGCTCGAGCACCTCGCCGCGCCCGTCGCGGAGGCTGATCCGCTGCGGCAGCGCCGGCAGCAGCGGCGTCGCTGCTGCGCTGACGATCTCGTTCGGTGTGGCTGTCTGCGCGCGAAAGATCAACTCGGTGTTGCCGATCCGCACGCGGTCGCCAGGCTTGAGCGGCGTCGCGGATTTGATGCGCTCGCCGTTGAGGAAGGTCCCGTTGGCGCTGCCCAGATCCTCGAGCAGGTAGCAGCTCCCATTGAAACGCACCCGGGCATGCCGGCGGGAAACGCGCGCATCGGCGAGCGCGAGATCGCCGGCGCGTCCGAGCGTCAGCTCGTCGTGGAGCGGATGAACTTCCTCCTCGGCGCCGGCTAGGAGCACCAGCTGTGCATGACCGTCCGGCTGATAGATCAGGCTATGCCGGTCGTGCAGCCGGTCCTCCTGCGAAAGCAGGTGCGAGAGCTCGCCGGTCGCCTCCACCGCGCTCTCGTGCGGCGCGACCTGCTCGACCAGCTTTGCCAGGTGTGACCCGCCGTAGTCCGGCGCGGTGGAGGAGAGGTACTTGGTCAGCTCGATCTGCAGCTCGTGCGCGCTCGGATAGCGATCGCTGGCCTTGCGCTGCAGCGCGCGCATGACGATCTGGTCGAGGACCGGCGGGATGTCCTTGCGCACCGAGGATGGCGGCTCGATCTCCGCCTTGCGCACCTTGGCCGCCAGATCGTTGATGTCATCGGCAGCGTAGACCATCTGGCTCGTCAGCATCTCCCAGAGCACGATGCCGACGGCGAAGATGTCGCTGCGCGCGTCGGCCGGGCGGCTGAGGACCTGCTCCGGAGCCATGTAGTTGACCTTGCCCTTGATCACGCCAGCCTGGGTCTTGCTGGTCAGGCCGACGGCCTTCGCGATGCCGAAGTCGACGACCTTCACCTCGCCGGCGCGGGAAACCAGGACGTTCTGCGGGCTGACGTCGCGATGGACGATGTTGAGTGGCTTCCCCTGGCGGTTCTTGCGCGTGTGGGCGTAGTAGAGGCCGCTGCAGATCTGGCGCCCGATGTGGGCGACGGCCTCCAGCGGGACGCGCTGACCGCGCGAGTGCAGGCCGTTGACCAGCTCGAGCACGTCGACACCATCGACGTATTCCATGGCGATGTAGTAAACGCCGTCGAAGACGCCGAGGTCGAAGATCTGGGCGATGTTCACGTGCGAGAGGCCAACGGCGATCTTGGCCTCGTTGATCAGCATCCGGATGAAGCGGTCCTCATTGGCGTATTCGGCGTTCATCACCTTCAACGCGAGGTACTTTTCGAAGCCGGCGAGGCCGCGGGTCTTGGCCAGATAGATCTGCGCCATGCCGCCGCCGCCGATGTGCCGAACGATGCTGTAGCCGGCAAAATCAGAGCCGACGCCGATCTGCATGGCAGCCCCTCCCCCGTTCGATTGACCGGCGCATCGTCGCACCCTCTCCGGGCCTGCTCAAGTTGCGGGAGCGACCGTGGAACGATCGCGCTTGGCGCGCAGGCGACCGAGCAGCGCTAGGTCCAGGCTAGTAGCGATAGGTCCAGGCTAGGTCGAGGTTGCCCACGCCGCGATCGCCGAAGAGCGCCATCAGGAGCCAGCGCGCGGAGATGCGGTACTCGCCCAGGGCCTCGTTGGCGTTCTCGGTCTCCGCCGCGCCGAAGACGCGGCGATAGGCGACGTAGAGCCGACGCGTGAGGTACTTGCCGATCTCCGCCTCCGCGCGCAGGCGAGCCTCGCTCTTCTTCTCGTCCTGCGTCTGCGAGACGCCGACCCGGGTGACATCGATCCCGACCTTGCCCGCGACCTGCTTGGCGAGCAGTCCGAAGACCGCCTGCGCCACCGCCGAGGCGAGCGCCAGGGCCTTGTCGCCCCCGGATTCGCCGGCGCGGGGATCGAGCCTGCCGGTCAAGATCAGGCTGAGCAGCTGCGACTGATCGTAGCTCGGCGGTTCGCTGCTCAAGATCAGTTCATGCTGCGCGAGCGTGCCGCGGAGGACGATCGAGACCGTCCCCTCAGCGAACTCGCGCCGCAGCCGCACGTCGAGCGAGGGATCGATCGGCTCGCGTCCCGAGAAGCGCGCGACGGCGTGTTCGACCTGATAAGCATTGCCCAGCACCGTGACCTGCCCGCGGCGAATGCCGGCGCTGCCAACGATCCGTGGCGCCGCCCCGGGACCGGCCTTGACGCGGAGTGCGACCGTCAGCTCGACGTCGAGGTCCTCGCCGCGCACCATCAGCGAATCAGCCCGCGTGGTCAGGTCCAGCGCTCGTTGCGTCACCTCGCCAAGGGCCTTGCGGCGCTGCCTGCGGACGCGCGCGGCGCGCGCGTCCGCATCGACGAAGACCACGTCAGCCAGCGTGCTCGTCGGATGCAGGCGGCGAGGCGACGAGAGCTTCGGCAGCGTCAAGACCCCCTTGTCGACCGTCACCTGGCTGACGAGCGTCATGTCCTGCAGGCGACCGGAGACCTGGAGGTCGCCGTCGAAGACGGCGTCGGCAATGGGCGCGACGCCCAAGCGAAAGCGCTGGGCTTTGGCGCTGAGCTCGAAGTCTCGCGGCAGAAACGCCGCCGAACGCGCGGATCCGGTGGCCACCAGGCGCCCCGCGCCGCTGTGGATGACGAGACGTTCGAGCCGAGCGCGCTGAGGATCGAGGGAGGCGCGCAGCGCTATCCCCTTCAGCTCGGGGAGCCCTCGCGCCCGCAGGCGACCGTCGCTGAGCTGCACGCGCGCCCTGACTCTGGGGCGGGTTAGCGGCCCGCGCGCGCTGCCCTCGATCGTCAGGCGGCCTTCGGTGCGCTGCACCTCCGTGAGGAAGGCGGCGAGAAAGCCGAGGTCGAGGTTGGTTCCACGCAGCGTCGTGTCGATCGTCGGCTCGGGTGGCGTCAGCGCGACCTGCCCTCGGGAAGCCAGCGAGCCACCGTGCGGCTGCCGCAGGGTGAGCTGCCCACTGACGCCCCGCCTGGCCCCCTCAGCCCGCAGCTCGAGGGTTCCGACCGGGCCGCCCGCGACGCGGAGATCATGGAGCCGAAGGGCGGCCGTGAAGCTGGGTTGGGCCACCGTTCCAGCGACCGAGGCGCGGCCGGTGAGGACGCCTCCCTCGAGCTGGGAGAGCCACCCGTCCTGCTGCGCAAGACCCCGCAAGGGGGTCTGCGGCAGCTCGAGCGTGCCTGTGAGGGCTGCCTCGCCGATGCGCTTTGGGAAACGCAGCAGCTCCTCGACACCGCGCTTGAGCGCAGCGCGCCCGCGAAGGAGTACCTGCCCGTCGCGCGCGAAGCGCAGCGTTGCCCGGGTGGAGGCGGCGGGCTCTGCGCTGCCGAGCTGGGCTCTCAGGCGAAGGTCGCCCAAGCGCTGCCGGTCGAGGCGCGCGGCGTCGAGCAGCAGCTCGAGCTCCACGTGGGGATCGAAGAGCTGTCCGCCGGCGCGCAGCCCGAGGTGAGCACGCCCCCGCAGACGCCCCGAGGCCAAAGGGGCGAAGGAGGGCAGGAGCATGGTGAGCTGCTCGAGCCTCACGCTGCCGCTCTCGATTCGAAGCTGCAGCGGGGCGCGGCCCAGGCGGCCGAGGGGGTCGGCGCCGACCCCCAGCGCCTCGGCCGCGGTCAGCGCCAAGCGCCCCTCGAGCTGCAGCAGGCGCGAGGCGCCCTGCGTCGCGTCGGCCCTCAGACGGAGGCGATCGTCGAGCGCAAGCACGGCGTGAACGTTCACGCCCTTGAGGCCCGCGAGCCGAGCGTCCTTCAGCTCGAGGTCGGCGCTCAGGCGCGGGCTGCTCAGCTCGCCCGCCAGTCGCGCGCTCAGCGCGAGCGTGCCGCCGAGCCCGGCCGCGCCCAGCCCGAGGCGTGGCAGGCTCTCAAGCGCGAACCCTGCCACCGTCAACTCGACGCTGGCAGGTCGCTGCGCGGCGAACACCGGCAGCAACGCCCCCGGAGCATAGGTCAGGGGCAGGTTGGCCTCCAGCGCCAGCCGGGTTTGGGTGTCCGTCAGCTGCAGCCTGGCGTGTGCGCGCAACGAGCGGCCCTCGGCCACGGCGACGATACGACCGCTGAGGCGGGGCAGCCCCGCTGGTCGAAGGGCTTGCAGGGTGGCTTCGAGGCGAGCCCGTTGCGGTCCATGATCTCGCCACGAGGCCCGGCCCTGGGCCGCGCCGCCCAGCAGACCGCGGGCGACAAAGGCAGCCTCTCCTTCGCGCCTCCCGCCTTTCAACGTGACGCGCAAGTAATCGACCCGCGCAGGCGGGCTTGCCGAGCGGGCCGCCAGGGCCGTAACGGTGAGCCTTCCGCGCGGGTTGCCGGGCAGCCCGCGGAGCGCTCCCGCGAACTCGAGTCGTCCGAGCCGCGCGCCCGCAACGCGCAGCCCCTGCGACGACCCGTTGAGCCGTAGGCTGAGAGCATCGCCGAAGCGCCCTGAAAGGGTAGCGGCGAGCTGCAGCGGCCCCGCGAGCTTCAGGCTCTGCAGCTGGATCAGCCTGACGCGCGCCAGCTCCGGTACGGCGACGCTGAGCGTGGCCTCGAGCTGATCGAGCGTCCCCTTCGCCGACGCTTGAAGCCGTACGCCTCGAGCTCGCAGGTCGAGGCGGTCGATCGCCCAGCGCGAGGCGGCGAGGCGGCCGATCAGCGTGGAACGCTGAAGCGTGAGCCCCGCGACCTCACCCGCTGCCAGCTCGAGGTGCACCGCCAGCTCGCTAGCCGGCTGCAGGGGAAGGCCCTGGCCCCGTCCCTCCAGGCGCAGCTCAAGTCGCGTCTCGGGTAGTGCGGCTACGAGGGCAGCGGGCCGGAAGTGATCGAGAGAGAGCCCGAACTGATAGCGCAGCTGCGCGGATAGCGGCTCAAGCCAGCCCTGGAGGCGCAGCGCGCCGGCGCGCCCCAGCTCGGCGTGGGCGTGGAGTTGGAGATGCTGCAGGGGACCGGCAAGGACGACCTGCATTTGTGTCGGACCTGCCGGCAGGCCGGCGATCCGCAGGCGCAGGCGGGCATCGACGCGCCGCCACGAGCTGAGGCGCGCGGCGCCTTGCAGCGCGATAGTGAGCTGCTCTTGCCCCGCGAGCCGCAGGACTGCGCGCAGCTGATGGAGGGTCAGCTCGACTGCCCCGCGGTCGAGCCGGGCGGCGGCTCGACCGCTCAGCCCGCGGAGGCTCGCGCCCTTCGCCGCGCGCTGGTCCACGAAGCTGCCATCGGTCACCTGCAGCTCGCTCAGCTCGACGGTCCATCGTGACAGCTCCGTGGACTTCGGCACCTTCGCCCCTGTGGCGGCCGACGGGGGCAGGGCCAGCTGGGCCAGATTCGAGCCACCCTGCTGGAAGGCTCGCAGGAGCACGCACGGTCGTTCGACGACGAGCTGCTCGATACGCAGGCGGCGTCGCAGCAGACCGCCGAGATCGTAGCGCAGCCGCACGGCGCCGATCTGAATCGCCGCACCGCCGAGGCGGTCGTTCACCGTGACGTCTTGCAGCACAAGGGAGCCGAGGTAGTCGCCGCCGAGCGCGCCGAGCTGAAACCCGGGGAGGCGCTGGCGCACGAGCTCGACGAGCAGCGAGCGCAGCCGCGCCCTGCCGCTCGACGAGCGGGCATAGCCAAGAGCGGCCAGCAGCAGCAGCACGCTCACGAGCAGGACGCAGCCCAGCCCAAGAGCACCAAGCCGCGCGGTGCGCCGCAGCGCGCCCTGACGCCGCGTCATCAAAACGCCTCACCGAGGGTCAGATGGAAAGCGTAGTTGTCGCGCGGATCGGGGTCGACGGGGCGGCCGCTAGCGCTGAGCTCGGAGCGCCGACGGTTGAGCCGCAGGCCGATCGCCACGCCCAGCGAGCCGATCGGTGTCTGGTATTGCACGCCTGCACCCAATCCGAGCTGCAGCGCCTTCAGGTCGAGAGCGTCGAGTTCCTCCACCACGTCGCCGGCGTCGAAGAAGGTGATCAGCTGGAGCCACTGATCGTAGAGCTTGAAGGTGCGCAGGCGCAGCTCGGCCGAGAGCAGCACGGCGCTGTCGCCGCCGATCGGGATCAGGCGGCCGGTCTCGACGGTTTCGGCGGGCCCCCCGTTCGGCGGGGTGATCGTCTTGGTCTGAAAGACCTGCGGCGAAAGTCGTCGGTAGCCGAAGGCGCGATGGCTCGTCGCGCCGCCAAACCAAATGCGGCGCGTCACGGGGGTCAACTCCTCGCCGGCGCCGAGCGCGCTGCCGTCATCGAGCGCGACGAGTTGGCTGAAGATCGCGCGCAGGGCGAGCACGAGTCGCCTGCTGCCCAGGGGTAGGTAGCCGCGCAGGTCCGGGGTGAACTTCAAGTAGCTGAAGCGCCCGCCGAGCTGGGGGAAGCCGCACTCTACCCGCAGCTCGGCGAAGAGCCCACGCCGCGGGTCGATGATGCTGTCGCGCCAATCGAGCTGCAGGAAGGGTTCGATCCAGGCCAAGCGATAGGCGCTGCTCCCGTCGACGCCTACGCCGAGAGGGTTCTCGAAGGCGTCGAAGGTCGTGACGTCGAAGAAGCGGAGGTACTGAAAGCTCCAGGAGACTCCGCCGCGGACCCGCTCGGCCCAGAAGGTGCGGTCGGCGCCGAGCTGGAGCCGGGGCCCGTGGTAGCGGTAGCCTTCCTGCAGGCCGAGCTCGTAGCTCAACAGGCCGAAGGCGGTGACGGCGGAGCCGAGCAGATCGGGTTGGGTCAGTCGGAGCTCGCCGGCACCGGCGAAGCCGCCACGCTCGGCGGCCCAGGCCGTCGGGATGGTGACGAACTTCGGCTGCAGGCGCAGCTCGAGATTGCGCAGCCCACCGAGGAAGTTGCGCCAGGCGAAGCGACTGAAGAAATGAATTTCCTGCCAGCGCTGGTCGACGCCCATCCCCCCGCCCAGGCGGATCTCTCGTAGCTTGGTGGGAGTGAGATCAATCGTCACGGG
The Pseudomonadota bacterium DNA segment above includes these coding regions:
- a CDS encoding protein kinase; protein product: MQIGVGSDFAGYSIVRHIGGGGMAQIYLAKTRGLAGFEKYLALKVMNAEYANEDRFIRMLINEAKIAVGLSHVNIAQIFDLGVFDGVYYIAMEYVDGVDVLELVNGLHSRGQRVPLEAVAHIGRQICSGLYYAHTRKNRQGKPLNIVHRDVSPQNVLVSRAGEVKVVDFGIAKAVGLTSKTQAGVIKGKVNYMAPEQVLSRPADARSDIFAVGIVLWEMLTSQMVYAADDINDLAAKVRKAEIEPPSSVRKDIPPVLDQIVMRALQRKASDRYPSAHELQIELTKYLSSTAPDYGGSHLAKLVEQVAPHESAVEATGELSHLLSQEDRLHDRHSLIYQPDGHAQLVLLAGAEEEVHPLHDELTLGRAGDLALADARVSRRHARVRFNGSCYLLEDLGSANGTFLNGERIKSATPLKPGDRVRIGNTELIFRAQTATPNEIVSAAATPLLPALPQRISLRDGRGEVLEQPLEDGLELGYRLQIGPLHWNGTHLRVLQRNDGWWVDAGTARGPVKINGVAATLPALVAVGDQIEVNGVTLAVVG
- a CDS encoding BamA/TamA family outer membrane protein; its protein translation is MAFASRNLHRLAAGLLLGAMLLELGACASAPAGRRWIDRVELRGTAQLEASKIVAGLETQPTPWWWWLPLLGGRRYYDPAALDSDLRRIERYYRARGFFSVRTLDETLVDKRDGQAVDIRLEVDEGRPSRVLTIAVEGLAALPRASRQAVLRRLPLRVGGRFDYAAYGAAASLLRARLRALGYAYATCAGTVAVDRDRLTARVTYRAVPGPLLRIGPIVIEGAGDLPLSKLARAIAFREGDVYRPEAFARTRARLLRHQVFAAVELRLPKSPVARAPVTIDLTPTKLREIRLGGGMGVDQRWQEIHFFSRFAWRNFLGGLRNLELRLQPKFVTIPTAWAAERGGFAGAGELRLTQPDLLGSAVTAFGLLSYELGLQEGYRYHGPRLQLGADRTFWAERVRGGVSWSFQYLRFFDVTTFDAFENPLGVGVDGSSAYRLAWIEPFLQLDWRDSIIDPRRGLFAELRVECGFPQLGGRFSYLKFTPDLRGYLPLGSRRLVLALRAIFSQLVALDDGSALGAGEELTPVTRRIWFGGATSHRAFGYRRLSPQVFQTKTITPPNGGPAETVETGRLIPIGGDSAVLLSAELRLRTFKLYDQWLQLITFFDAGDVVEELDALDLKALQLGLGAGVQYQTPIGSLGVAIGLRLNRRRSELSASGRPVDPDPRDNYAFHLTLGEAF
- a CDS encoding translocation/assembly module TamB, whose translation is MTRRQGALRRTARLGALGLGCVLLVSVLLLLAALGYARSSSGRARLRSLLVELVRQRLPGFQLGALGGDYLGSLVLQDVTVNDRLGGAAIQIGAVRLRYDLGGLLRRRLRIEQLVVERPCVLLRAFQQGGSNLAQLALPPSAATGAKVPKSTELSRWTVELSELQVTDGSFVDQRAAKGASLRGLSGRAAARLDRGAVELTLHQLRAVLRLAGQEQLTIALQGAARLSSWRRVDARLRLRIAGLPAGPTQMQVVLAGPLQHLQLHAHAELGRAGALRLQGWLEPLSAQLRYQFGLSLDHFRPAALVAALPETRLELRLEGRGQGLPLQPASELAVHLELAAGEVAGLTLQRSTLIGRLAASRWAIDRLDLRARGVRLQASAKGTLDQLEATLSVAVPELARVRLIQLQSLKLAGPLQLAATLSGRFGDALSLRLNGSSQGLRVAGARLGRLEFAGALRGLPGNPRGRLTVTALAARSASPPARVDYLRVTLKGGRREGEAAFVARGLLGGAAQGRASWRDHGPQRARLEATLQALRPAGLPRLSGRIVAVAEGRSLRAHARLQLTDTQTRLALEANLPLTYAPGALLPVFAAQRPASVELTVAGFALESLPRLGLGAAGLGGTLALSARLAGELSSPRLSADLELKDARLAGLKGVNVHAVLALDDRLRLRADATQGASRLLQLEGRLALTAAEALGVGADPLGRLGRAPLQLRIESGSVRLEQLTMLLPSFAPLASGRLRGRAHLGLRAGGQLFDPHVELELLLDAARLDRQRLGDLRLRAQLGSAEPAASTRATLRFARDGQVLLRGRAALKRGVEELLRFPKRIGEAALTGTLELPQTPLRGLAQQDGWLSQLEGGVLTGRASVAGTVAQPSFTAALRLHDLRVAGGPVGTLELRAEGARRGVSGQLTLRQPHGGSLASRGQVALTPPEPTIDTTLRGTNLDLGFLAAFLTEVQRTEGRLTIEGSARGPLTRPRVRARVQLSDGRLRARGLPELKGIALRASLDPQRARLERLVIHSGAGRLVATGSARSAAFLPRDFELSAKAQRFRLGVAPIADAVFDGDLQVSGRLQDMTLVSQVTVDKGVLTLPKLSSPRRLHPTSTLADVVFVDADARAARVRRQRRKALGEVTQRALDLTTRADSLMVRGEDLDVELTVALRVKAGPGAAPRIVGSAGIRRGQVTVLGNAYQVEHAVARFSGREPIDPSLDVRLRREFAEGTVSIVLRGTLAQHELILSSEPPSYDQSQLLSLILTGRLDPRAGESGGDKALALASAVAQAVFGLLAKQVAGKVGIDVTRVGVSQTQDEKKSEARLRAEAEIGKYLTRRLYVAYRRVFGAAETENANEALGEYRISARWLLMALFGDRGVGNLDLAWTYRY